The Carassius carassius chromosome 2, fCarCar2.1, whole genome shotgun sequence genome has a segment encoding these proteins:
- the LOC132109802 gene encoding microtubule-associated tyrosine carboxypeptidase-like isoform X2, whose amino-acid sequence MRSLTSLSLGSGNWLRRSESTCTVNSTTLPRAGRGQMRPATSLPHIARGMAPLPSPSTPRRPCLLVALRPINLEQERQTFFQSNYQYEPQFEYASPEPVSVLEKYREGSSLFLSQIRHVDQQKADWFESDFCAVGIMECVLKKYETYENFEEVTGGSLLPKSQVWAATRKYLQKEGCVGEVVVSLSDELLSQAVMMVERCRPTLTINLSGARQHWLEGMLRHEIGTHYLRGVNNCMQPWATSVGRKQFGLKPANPTEEGLASLHSVLLRKQPFLWRAALLYYTVYHATNMSFSQLFSHIARFVQDPAIRWEYCLRAKRGQTDTSIPGCFSKDQVYLDGILRILRHRRNIDFKILTALGKVSYEDVDRLRHLAVLNGTRIPHFMQDEGRYLQHLDHIIAVNELSDTELQELIP is encoded by the exons ATGCGAAGCCTGACAAGCCTTAGTTTGGGGTCAGGGAACTGGCTTCGCCGGAGTGAGAGCACATGCACAGTGAACTCCACAACACTCCCACGTGCTGGAAGGGGTCAAATGAGACCTGCAACCTCCTTGCCACATATTGCCAGGGGTATGGCACCACTTCCTTCGCCTTCAACACCTCGTAGGCCGTGCCTGCTTGTGGCTCTTCGTCCCATAAACCTGGAACAGGAGCGTCAGACCTTTTTTCAGTCTAACTATCAGTATGAGCCCCAGTTTGAGTATGCCTCCCCAGAGCCCGTCAGTGTTTTGGAGAAGTACAGAGAGGGCTCCAGTCTCTTTCTGTCCCAG ATTCGCCacgttgaccaacagaaagcagattggtttgaaagtgacttctgt GCAGTTGGGATTATGGAGTGCGTGTTGAAGAAGTATGAGACCTATGAAAACTTTGAAGAAGTCACAGGGGGCAGCTTGCTTCCGAAGAGTCAAGTGTGGGCAGCCACACGCAAGTACCTACAGAAGGAGGGCTGTGTTGGTGAG GTGGTTGTAAGTCTCTCTGATGAGCTTCTGTCCCAGGCAGTAATGATGGTGGAGAGATGTCGACCAACGCTAACTATTAACTTGTCAGGAGCAAGGCAACACTGGCTTGAGGGCATGCTTAGACATGAGATTG GCACACATTACTTACGGGGTGTGAATAACTGCATGCAGCCATGGGCCACTTCTGTTGGGAGAAAGCAGTTTGGACTGAAACCAGCTAATCCTACTGAAGAGGGGCTTGCTAGTCTTCACAGTGTGTTGCTACGGAAACAGCCCTTCCTGTGGCGAGCCGCTTTGCTATACTATACTGTATACCATGCCACAAACATGAGCTTCAGCCAACTGTTCAGCCATATTGCACGCTTTGTCCAAGATCCTGCTATACGCTGGGAATACTGCCTCCGCGCCAAACGAGGACAGACAGATACCTCGATACCAG gttgCTTCAGTAAAGATCAGGTCTACCTTGATGGAATTTTAAGGATTTTACGCCACAGGAGAAACATTGATTTTAAGATATTAACCGCTCTTGGCAAG GTTTCCTATGAAGATGTGGACAGACTTCGGCATTTGGCTGTTCTAAATGGAACTAGGATTCCTCACTTCATGCAGGATGAAGGACGATATCTTCAACACCTCGACCACATTATCGCAGTGAATGAACTGAGCGATacagagcttcaagagctcattcCATGa
- the LOC132109802 gene encoding microtubule-associated tyrosine carboxypeptidase-like isoform X3, translated as MECVLKKYETYENFEEVTGGSLLPKSQVWAATRKYLQKEGCVGEVVVSLSDELLSQAVMMVERCRPTLTINLSGARQHWLEGMLRHEIGTHYLRGVNNCMQPWATSVGRKQFGLKPANPTEEGLASLHSVLLRKQPFLWRAALLYYTVYHATNMSFSQLFSHIARFVQDPAIRWEYCLRAKRGQTDTSIPGCFSKDQVYLDGILRILRHRRNIDFKILTALGKVSYEDVDRLRHLAVLNGTRIPHFMQDEGRYLQHLDHIIAVNELSDTELQELIP; from the exons ATGGAGTGCGTGTTGAAGAAGTATGAGACCTATGAAAACTTTGAAGAAGTCACAGGGGGCAGCTTGCTTCCGAAGAGTCAAGTGTGGGCAGCCACACGCAAGTACCTACAGAAGGAGGGCTGTGTTGGTGAG GTGGTTGTAAGTCTCTCTGATGAGCTTCTGTCCCAGGCAGTAATGATGGTGGAGAGATGTCGACCAACGCTAACTATTAACTTGTCAGGAGCAAGGCAACACTGGCTTGAGGGCATGCTTAGACATGAGATTG GCACACATTACTTACGGGGTGTGAATAACTGCATGCAGCCATGGGCCACTTCTGTTGGGAGAAAGCAGTTTGGACTGAAACCAGCTAATCCTACTGAAGAGGGGCTTGCTAGTCTTCACAGTGTGTTGCTACGGAAACAGCCCTTCCTGTGGCGAGCCGCTTTGCTATACTATACTGTATACCATGCCACAAACATGAGCTTCAGCCAACTGTTCAGCCATATTGCACGCTTTGTCCAAGATCCTGCTATACGCTGGGAATACTGCCTCCGCGCCAAACGAGGACAGACAGATACCTCGATACCAG gttgCTTCAGTAAAGATCAGGTCTACCTTGATGGAATTTTAAGGATTTTACGCCACAGGAGAAACATTGATTTTAAGATATTAACCGCTCTTGGCAAG GTTTCCTATGAAGATGTGGACAGACTTCGGCATTTGGCTGTTCTAAATGGAACTAGGATTCCTCACTTCATGCAGGATGAAGGACGATATCTTCAACACCTCGACCACATTATCGCAGTGAATGAACTGAGCGATacagagcttcaagagctcattcCATGa
- the LOC132109802 gene encoding microtubule-associated tyrosine carboxypeptidase-like isoform X1, with protein MVLDLAENCMEQADGGGLAKNVSEMLEPEPSTEKPKPVRARTSSITQRDKSHAQPCTTWDGCSQVQRRLQKTEGRNKDETVQPREPSKPPLYRRPLSLEIKPQVIQPPWRSGGPSPPMRSLTSLSLGSGNWLRRSESTCTVNSTTLPRAGRGQMRPATSLPHIARGMAPLPSPSTPRRPCLLVALRPINLEQERQTFFQSNYQYEPQFEYASPEPVSVLEKYREGSSLFLSQAVGIMECVLKKYETYENFEEVTGGSLLPKSQVWAATRKYLQKEGCVGEVVVSLSDELLSQAVMMVERCRPTLTINLSGARQHWLEGMLRHEIGTHYLRGVNNCMQPWATSVGRKQFGLKPANPTEEGLASLHSVLLRKQPFLWRAALLYYTVYHATNMSFSQLFSHIARFVQDPAIRWEYCLRAKRGQTDTSIPGCFSKDQVYLDGILRILRHRRNIDFKILTALGKVSYEDVDRLRHLAVLNGTRIPHFMQDEGRYLQHLDHIIAVNELSDTELQELIP; from the exons ATGGTGCTTGATCTGGCTGAGAACTGCATGGAGCAGGCTGATGGAGGCGGGCTCGCAAAGAATGTCTCAGAAATGTTAGAACCAGAGCCCAGCACAGAGAAACCCAAACCAGTCAGAGCCAGGACCAGCAGTATCACACAAAGAGACAAATCTCATGCGCAGCCTTGTACCACTTGGGATGGCTGCTCCCAAGTTCAGCGAAGGCTCCAGAAGACGGAAGGAAGAAATAAAGATGAAACTGTGCAGCCAAGGGAACCTTCCAAACCGCCGCTTTATCGAAGGCCACTTAGTCTGGAAATAAAACCACAGGTGATACAGCCACCGTGGCGTAGTGGTGGCCCTTCTCCACCCATGCGAAGCCTGACAAGCCTTAGTTTGGGGTCAGGGAACTGGCTTCGCCGGAGTGAGAGCACATGCACAGTGAACTCCACAACACTCCCACGTGCTGGAAGGGGTCAAATGAGACCTGCAACCTCCTTGCCACATATTGCCAGGGGTATGGCACCACTTCCTTCGCCTTCAACACCTCGTAGGCCGTGCCTGCTTGTGGCTCTTCGTCCCATAAACCTGGAACAGGAGCGTCAGACCTTTTTTCAGTCTAACTATCAGTATGAGCCCCAGTTTGAGTATGCCTCCCCAGAGCCCGTCAGTGTTTTGGAGAAGTACAGAGAGGGCTCCAGTCTCTTTCTGTCCCAG GCAGTTGGGATTATGGAGTGCGTGTTGAAGAAGTATGAGACCTATGAAAACTTTGAAGAAGTCACAGGGGGCAGCTTGCTTCCGAAGAGTCAAGTGTGGGCAGCCACACGCAAGTACCTACAGAAGGAGGGCTGTGTTGGTGAG GTGGTTGTAAGTCTCTCTGATGAGCTTCTGTCCCAGGCAGTAATGATGGTGGAGAGATGTCGACCAACGCTAACTATTAACTTGTCAGGAGCAAGGCAACACTGGCTTGAGGGCATGCTTAGACATGAGATTG GCACACATTACTTACGGGGTGTGAATAACTGCATGCAGCCATGGGCCACTTCTGTTGGGAGAAAGCAGTTTGGACTGAAACCAGCTAATCCTACTGAAGAGGGGCTTGCTAGTCTTCACAGTGTGTTGCTACGGAAACAGCCCTTCCTGTGGCGAGCCGCTTTGCTATACTATACTGTATACCATGCCACAAACATGAGCTTCAGCCAACTGTTCAGCCATATTGCACGCTTTGTCCAAGATCCTGCTATACGCTGGGAATACTGCCTCCGCGCCAAACGAGGACAGACAGATACCTCGATACCAG gttgCTTCAGTAAAGATCAGGTCTACCTTGATGGAATTTTAAGGATTTTACGCCACAGGAGAAACATTGATTTTAAGATATTAACCGCTCTTGGCAAG GTTTCCTATGAAGATGTGGACAGACTTCGGCATTTGGCTGTTCTAAATGGAACTAGGATTCCTCACTTCATGCAGGATGAAGGACGATATCTTCAACACCTCGACCACATTATCGCAGTGAATGAACTGAGCGATacagagcttcaagagctcattcCATGa